A region of Dehalococcoidia bacterium DNA encodes the following proteins:
- a CDS encoding Zn-dependent alcohol dehydrogenase has translation MKAAVMHSPHKPLSIQEVEIDRPMPHEVLVRTVATGVCHSDLHFVEGLYPLQTPAVLGHEAAGIVEAVGEQVTYVRPGDHVIACLSVFCGQCEKCLTGHPNLCLQRPNRAPTDPPRLRLPNGTPVTQFALIASYAEKMLLHENTVVKIDPSLPLDRMALLGCGVITGVGAVLNTARVEPGSTVAVFGLGGVGLAVVQGARIAGARRIIAVDTVERKLGMALELGATDVVDASTRDPVQAIVEMTGGGVDYSFEAIGLKVTAEQAFNCLAPGGTATIIGMIPVGQKVELEGRQFLRERKIQGSSMGSNRFRVDIPRYIEFYRQGRLRLDEMITRRGRLADVNEAFRAMKAGEVARTVLVFD, from the coding sequence ATGAAGGCAGCGGTGATGCACAGCCCCCATAAGCCCTTGTCCATCCAGGAGGTGGAGATAGACCGCCCCATGCCCCACGAGGTGCTGGTGCGCACGGTGGCCACAGGGGTATGCCACAGCGACCTGCACTTTGTGGAGGGGCTGTATCCCCTGCAGACTCCGGCCGTGTTGGGGCACGAGGCGGCGGGCATTGTGGAGGCGGTGGGGGAGCAGGTTACCTATGTGCGCCCGGGCGACCACGTGATTGCGTGTCTGTCGGTGTTCTGTGGGCAATGTGAGAAGTGCTTGACGGGGCATCCCAATCTATGTCTGCAGCGTCCCAACCGTGCCCCCACCGACCCGCCCCGTTTGCGCCTTCCCAACGGCACCCCTGTGACCCAGTTTGCCCTCATCGCCAGTTACGCCGAGAAGATGCTCCTGCACGAGAACACGGTGGTGAAGATTGACCCGTCTTTGCCCCTAGACCGCATGGCCTTGTTGGGGTGTGGGGTGATTACGGGTGTGGGGGCGGTGCTCAACACGGCGCGGGTGGAGCCGGGTTCCACAGTGGCGGTGTTCGGGTTGGGGGGTGTGGGCTTGGCGGTGGTGCAGGGGGCACGCATTGCGGGGGCGCGGCGTATCATCGCCGTGGACACGGTGGAGCGCAAACTGGGCATGGCCCTGGAACTGGGCGCCACCGATGTGGTGGATGCCTCTACCCGCGATCCCGTGCAGGCCATCGTGGAGATGACGGGCGGGGGTGTGGACTACTCTTTTGAGGCTATCGGACTAAAGGTTACGGCCGAGCAGGCTTTCAACTGCCTTGCCCCCGGGGGAACTGCCACCATCATCGGTATGATACCCGTCGGGCAGAAGGTGGAACTGGAGGGGCGGCAGTTCCTGCGGGAGCGCAAGATTCAGGGGAGCAGTATGGGCTCCAACCGTTTCCGGGTGGACATCCCCAGATACATTGAGTTCTATCGCCAGGGACGCCTGCGCCTGGACGAGATGATTACCCGGCGGGGGCGCCTGGCGGATGTGAACGAGGCCTTCCGCGCCATGAAGGCGGGGGAGGTGGCGCGGACGGTGTTAGTGTTTGACTAG
- a CDS encoding transcription elongation factor GreA has protein sequence MQPQPRLAQVIAQYLRSLPPEEQSFAQQELGRLLRWFGSDSTLAALSPQELANFAQGFAPNDDERRGKAIKDFLAYLKRQGLTTDNLGKHFRLPRPSRRVRPVPAPESAAPPVQLTAEGMQRIQAELDTLHKERVALAEEVRRAAADKDVRENAPLAAARERLAWVVSRIQELEGVLRQAQVMAVATATQERRKIAPGCTVALRDMDTGKEVTYTLVDPRESSAWAGRISIESPVGKALLDHYEGDEVEVRVPKGITRYRILRVS, from the coding sequence ATGCAGCCACAACCCAGGCTGGCACAGGTCATTGCCCAGTATCTCCGCAGTCTCCCCCCTGAGGAGCAGTCCTTCGCCCAACAGGAATTGGGACGCCTGTTGCGCTGGTTTGGGAGCGACAGCACCCTGGCCGCTCTCTCCCCGCAGGAGCTTGCCAACTTTGCCCAGGGGTTTGCCCCCAACGACGACGAGCGGCGGGGGAAAGCCATCAAGGACTTCCTGGCTTACCTCAAACGGCAGGGTCTCACCACCGACAACTTGGGGAAGCACTTCCGCCTTCCCCGTCCCTCCCGGCGCGTCCGCCCTGTGCCTGCCCCAGAATCCGCCGCACCCCCCGTCCAGTTGACCGCCGAGGGGATGCAGCGAATCCAGGCGGAGCTGGACACTTTACATAAGGAGCGGGTGGCGTTGGCGGAGGAGGTGCGGCGCGCCGCCGCCGATAAGGATGTGCGGGAGAATGCCCCCTTGGCTGCGGCGCGGGAGCGCTTGGCGTGGGTGGTCAGCCGTATCCAAGAGCTGGAGGGGGTGCTGCGGCAGGCGCAAGTGATGGCGGTGGCCACTGCCACTCAGGAGAGGCGGAAGATAGCCCCCGGGTGCACCGTGGCTCTGCGCGATATGGATACTGGGAAAGAGGTTACGTACACCCTGGTTGACCCACGGGAAAGTAGTGCGTGGGCGGGGCGCATCTCCATCGAGTCGCCGGTGGGGAAGGCCTTGCTGGACCACTACGAGGGGGACGAAGTAGAGGTGCGCGTCCCCAAAGGCATTACCCGTTATCGGATTTTGCGGGTGTCCTGA
- a CDS encoding zinc-ribbon domain containing protein yields MAYSDRTLTCVECGAPFTFSAGEQEFYASKGYQNEPKRCPTCRAARRVRNGGVSARPSYSTVCARCGQPAQVPFQPRSGRPVYCSDCFSLMRGPSR; encoded by the coding sequence GTGGCGTATTCCGACCGAACCCTGACATGCGTGGAGTGCGGCGCTCCCTTCACCTTCAGCGCAGGTGAACAGGAGTTTTACGCCTCTAAGGGCTACCAGAACGAGCCCAAGCGCTGTCCCACCTGTCGCGCCGCGCGGCGCGTCCGCAACGGCGGGGTCAGCGCACGTCCGTCCTACAGCACCGTGTGTGCCCGGTGTGGCCAACCCGCACAGGTGCCCTTTCAGCCCCGCAGTGGTCGCCCCGTGTACTGCTCGGACTGCTTCAGCCTCATGCGTGGCCCGTCCCGCTAG